A portion of the Lolium rigidum isolate FL_2022 chromosome 1, APGP_CSIRO_Lrig_0.1, whole genome shotgun sequence genome contains these proteins:
- the LOC124663554 gene encoding F-box protein At5g07610-like: MSIPADRSPPWEEGRISTRVRSSSTPPGGTAVEGLTDDLLVEILSRVPARSLCRFKCVSNNWLSLIDHPDHRKKLPQALAGFLHSSTYTDEWRLEAPIHFTSFPGRRGPAIDASCTFLPDHRRVDILDCCNGLLLCRWYDISSEGDQFRYVVCNPATEKWTVLPDSGKATKEVCAVRLGFDPALSSHFHVFELVTDQVVYWDPDIVGVAVYSSETGRWVYKEKRWDAHIRLIYHEFASVFLSGYLHFQADRHELSPGLAVVDTEGETWMDLAVPDGGLIDGFIQRSQDRLHYASFHVDGAGIRLVVYVLKNYESKEWILKHSVETSCLFGGIEYCLVGGMDYSMDGGFDWVAIDPECNLLFFTIGWENKLMCYSMDRRQVKMISKLVDGKPPYLPYVPLYAELQSLQN, from the exons ATGTCCATCCCCGCGGATCGCTCTCCCCCGTGGGAGGAAGGCCGTATCTCAACTCGAGTCAG GTCCTCCTCCACTCCTCCCGGCGGCACGGCGGTGGAGGGACTCACCGACGACCTCCTCGTAGAGATCCTCTCGCGCGTCCCGGCCAGATCGCTCTGCCGCTTCAAGTGCGTCTCCAACAACTGGCTGAGCCTCATCGACCACCCGGACCACCGCAAGAAGCTCCCCCAAGCCCTGGCCGGCTTCCTCCACAGCAGCACCTACACCGACGAGTGGCGGCTGGAAGCACCCATCCACTTCACTAGTTTCCCAGGGAGACGCGGCCCGGCGATCGACGCCTCTTGCACCTTCCTGCCTGACCACCGGCGTGTCGATATATTGGACTGCTGCaacggcctcctcctctgccgctggtACGACATCTCCTCCGAGGGTGACCAGTTCCGTTATGTCGTGTGCAACCCCGCCACCGAGAAGTGGACCGTATTGCCGGACTCCGGCAAGGCCACCAAGGAGGTGTGCGCAGTGCGCTTGGGCTTTGACCCGGCCCTCTCGTCGCATTTTCATGTGTTTGAGTTGGTAACAGACCAGGTGGTTTACTGGGACCCAGACATCGTTGGAGTGGCAGTGTACTCCTCTGAAACGGGGCGGTGGGTTTATAAGGAGAAGAGATGGGATGCGCATATCAGGCTCATCTATCACGAGTTTGCATCTGTCTTTCTTAGCGGCTATCTGCATTTTCAAGCTGACCGCCACGAGCTTTCCCCTGGCCTAGCCGTGGTGGACACAGAGGGGGAGACATGGATGGACTTGGCTGTCCCCGATGGTGGTCTGATCGATGGTTTCATTCAGCGGTCACAGGACCGCTTGCACTATGCCAGTTTTCACGTAGATGGCGCTGGCATTCGGCTAGTGGTTTATGTCCTCAAAAACTATGAAAGCAAAGAATGGATACTGAAGCATAGCGTCGAGACTTCCTGCTTGTTCGGAGGGATAGAGTATTGCCTGGTTGGAGGGATGGATTATTCCATGGATGGGGGGTTTGATTGGGTTGCCATTGATCCGGAATGCAACTTGCTATTCTTCACTATTGGGTGGGAGAACAAATTAATGTGCTACAGTATGGATCGTCGCCAAGTCAAAATGATCTCCAAACTTGTAGATGGCAAGCCGCCATATCTGCCATATGTGCCGTTGTATGCAGAGTTGCAGTCACTGCAGAATTGA